The genome window TTTCCCAAATCAGCAATGCACAGGGGGTGAccatggcttcttcttctttggctcATCATCCTCAACAACTGCTACTGAGTCAGGTGGGGAAGGAAAATCCAGCTATTTATGAGGCCTGGAGCACTTGAAGgaatgtaataaaaaacctttaAACCAAAGAGGCGTAGCAATTTATTTTCAACTCCTGACACAATGGCTGCTCTTTCTTCATTCTACCGTCTCTAACATCAAAGCCAGGACAAATAATTGCagtgggaaggagaagacaaaTGACTGGGAGTTTGGCTGAGGATGTGGAAAAAGCAAGTAAGCTATggggagcggcttagggagctgggaatgtttagccttacaaaaaagttaagaggggacatgatagccatgtttaaatattggaagggatgtcatgtcgaggaaaggacaggtttgttttccatggctccagacactaaGACAAGGAGCAGTgggttcaaactacaggaaaagagattccacctgaatctcggCAAGAACTTCCTGACCGTCGGAGCTGGTCAGCcatggaataggctgcctcggagtgtggtggagtctccttctttggaggtttttaagcagaggctggatggccatcagtTGGGGGTGCTTTagtggagttcctgcatggcagggggttggacttgatggtccctgtgctctcttccaactctgtgattctataagCTAGGCCTGCCGAGTGGCTGGATCGGCTGGGGAggtgaggggaggggagcagcagcacctgagCTTCTGCCTTTAGGAACTGGCAGGGTTTGCACCCATCTCTACTGAAGATCCCAAGAGACTGCATTGTTTCACCTCTACATGGAgaacccaatacagtggtgcctcgcttaacaacgttacttcgttccagcgaaatcgatgtagagcgaaaacatcataaagcgaaataaaaaagcccattgaaacgcattaaaacccggttaatgtgttccaatgggctgaaaactcaccgtccagcaaagatcctccataggggtggccatttttgatgcctgtacagcgaggaatccatccctacgcacagcggggagccattttgaacagccaacagccattctgaaaccccgacgatcagctattttgatcatcgtaatgcaaagaattggttcccgatcttcacaaagtgaaaaaaaaaacatttaaaacatcgttttgcgatcgcaattgcaatcgcaaaaacatcatcgtgaagcgggtTCGTCATTATATTGGATAATCGTTAAGTGGGGGACGACTGTAGTGGAAATCCAAATTACATGAATATGTTCTCTGCGGCTTTCCACTGGTTGGGCAGGGACTTGTAGAAAAGAGACTTACCTGTCCTACAATGAGGAAAATCACTTTCAGCACCATCaggatcttagaactgcagagcttgttGTCCTTCGagaagcaggcgaagacctttctcttcaggcaagctatCCTTCAGTGACAGCTTTGACTGAGTTTTTAGTATTCCTTGTGTTTCCCATTCCTCACAgtggtactttttttttttttgctttaaatactgccttttaataatgtacgctacctttgtatactcattgttttgtccTTAGATATTGTCtctcaatgatgtaagctgcctgggGTCTTACCTTTtgctaaggagaaaggtggggtgaaaagattgtaaataaataataattaatgttGCCTTTCAAGACTTTTTGGGATGTCAGAACAGACTAAATTGATCAGAATGAGGAATCTGGCTAGTATTCCTCACATCTCTACGCAAGAACATTTACTGACTTTCAGTCTTCACTTCATCGAGGATTTGGAGTAAAAACATACTACAGCTATACGTAGAGAACTCTAGCTTGAATGTTGTATTTTCCATCCAGATTTCACCAGAGCAGAggcactgaaataaatggaacaCGACTCAGTGGTGACTAGTTCATATGCCTTCGATTTCAAGTACGATGAAATCATATTGGTCTGTTTCAAGTATGATGAAGCCTGAATCTAGCCTGTGGACTACAGACAGTGCAAAAGTAGGGCCCTTGTTCACTTGCTGTTGGTGTGAATTTATTATAATCCTTATATCCATACAAAGACGTCAACAGCACAAGAGTACGTACTACTGGGAAGAAGACTAACATTTCCATATCAGTTGATATTCACAAAATTGCTTTTAAACTCAGTTATTCTTTAAAACACACCACTCTAAAGCAGAGAagactttttctctctcctagtgtttCAGCCTCTGACTGGCATTGTCCATCCTTGGTGGGCTTAAGCAATGCTAAGGAGAAATTAATTACAAGTCACTGAATGGATTTAAAGTGGTTACTTTGTAGGCTGCTAGTGTgtgagatcctgaagctgaggctccaatactttggccatctcatgagaagagaagactccttggaaaagaccctgatgttaggaaagtgtgaaggcaggaggagaaggggaagacagaggatgagatggttggaccatgtcattgaagcgaccaacatgaatttgacccaactccaggaggcagtggaggagggcctggtgtgctctcatccatggggtcacaaagagttggacacaacttaatgactaaacaacaaaagtgtgTAAGAGTTGATGCAATTCGGTGTGGTGGAATGTCTGGCTGTAGAAGTGGAGGTCCGTGTTGGCAATTATAATCCCCATAGTGCCCCCTAAGAgaggggccagctgagatcacccgGTTGATGGGATTATGTGCCCTCCCTGCTGTGGAGTCTTTAGGAaaactgcagagtcccagagctcCATCAGAAGGAGAGACCGAGAAACAACGTCTGAACACTATATTCTTTGGACAACATGGGAGGATTCCtgtaagtgagaattgacttaatagaacatttttaaaatgaagtaagTTGCATTTCAAAAGTAAAGTACAGAACAGTCACATTCTTGGTggaattattaatattttataattcCATTCAAAATTCTAATATCATATTACAATGTTTTTAGAGACATGTTGACAAAGATAGGTTCCATAGGAGGTGTTAGCAGCATTACACACAAATATGCTCTATTACATTGCATTCAGTATTATATGGCTTAAACATTCCCTGGGTTAAATCTATGGATTTTTACTTGAAAACAGAAAACATACCAAAGCAAACGACACAGATCGGATCCATCAAGGTGATGTCCCATTGACACCAATTTTAAAAGTTCTGGCTGATTTCAGCCCAACATCCTACAATGGGGAATTACCCCTCTAGTTCATTTTAAGCAGATTGGGTGAATACTTTTAGATTTACGCAGTCTTTTTTCTCATTAGCTGCTGCTTAGTATTCATTTCAGGCCTTAGCACGATGATATAACATTTAGGGAAAAAGATGCAACCCAGTAACCCAGCACTGGAGGTTAAAATGGAGAAAGTCTCCACAGCCACCGTGTATTTCCCTCTGGTGCTCAGATAGGCTGGAACAAAGGACAGCCACACACTGGTGAACAccaacatgctgaaggtgatcAGCTTGGCTTCGTTGAAACTATCAGGTAATTTCCTTGCAAAGAAAGCTACTGTGAAGCTGACAAGAGCTAGAACGCCCATAAAGCTCAAGACCCCATAGAACATGGCCGTTGACCCTTCATTACACTGCAGGAACATTTCTTCTGTCATTGACTTCATGTCTAAATCTGGGAACGGCGGCGAGGTGGACAGCCACACAGCGCAAAGAATAGCTTGAACGAAGGCGCCGGAGAGAACGATGGCATTGGCCATTTTCCGGCCCACCCATTTCCTCATCCTGGATCCTGGGTTCGTGGCCTTGAAAGACAGGACGACGAGGACCGTCTTGGCCAAGACGGAAGAAACGGCCACAGAAAAGATGTGGCTGAAAATCGGTTGCCGAAGGAGGCACGTCACCTTTCCGGGTTGGCCAACGAAGAGGAGAGttgaaaggaaggagaggagaagggcGACCAGGAGGATGAAGGTGAGGTTTCTATTGTTGGCTTTGATGATGGGAGTGTCCTTGTGCCTAAAGAAGGTCCAGAGCACCAAAGCTGTCACGAAGGACAAGGAAAGAGCAACAGCTGCTAAAATGATCCCCATCGGTTCTTCATAGGTCAGGTAGCTGATCCGTTTGGGAAGGCATCCGTCCTGGTCCTTGTTCGAGTATTGATCTTCTGGGCACTGAGAACAATAGTTCATGTCTGCATGGGGAGAAACGGTAGATTTCTCTATGTTGATTCCCTTTGTAAAATATTTATGAGTTTGCTTTTTGCTTGcctaattgtttgtttgtttgtttgacttctacCCTGTTCAGCTGGTGGCCAGATCACAATTCTGGGTGGCTTTCATCAATAAAAGATGTAAAATAAACCGTCAAAGaaaaagagatagagagagagagcgagatcTTCACAAACAGACATCTCTTGTTTCATAAACAACTGAACCTAAGATGGCAAGGGTTATAAAGTCAAACAATTTTAAACAAATAGCAATTCTCAAACATAAGTTGAATAGGAAGCAGGTTGTCAAAGGTCTGGCTTCGATCTGTTTCGATTTGTCTTCCAAACACCCGGAGGGTGGGCGCCCCTTCACTGGCACTGAATTCCATAATGAGGCAGCCACCTCTTAAATGTGGACAGCCAGATAAAATCGTACAACTCGTGTGACGTAGCAGACAGAGTGTCCTGCTAGGACCCGGGAGATCTGGGTTTGGATCCCCACTTAGCCTTGTAAACAGACGGGGAGGACGGCAAGGCTAAACGATGCCTTGAGAATCACACAGACTTCAAAAacctgaccaggagcaccttaagacagaagcaacctgatggcacataacaacagcaaccacTCAGATCGTAGCATTCAGAATCCATGATGTTTGTGGGGATCAATATGTGGAAATAATCCAGACTTTAGGGAGAAATGTATTGCCATCCCCTTGAGATTGCTGGCCAAGAATTATCAATGACCTTTGTGCCTATCTGGGTGTGTTGGAGGAGACCTTTTCTTTGGTTCTGTTCCTCTGAAGTTCAGTGCTATGCACAAGAAcagggaaggcaggattctctggaaaaaaacaacaacaataatgctgggaaagatggaaagcagcaggaaaagaggaggaccaaatatgagacggacggactccctaaagaaaccgtaggcttgagtttacaagaactgagcagagccaTTGAGGaccggacattttggagatggatCATTCCTTGAGGGCAACTTGGTGGGACCTAACAACTGCAAACAGTCAACTATATCTCCTTATTTGGAAGTAATATTGAATTGTGCGTGCCTGTATATTAACGGAAAATTAGTGtttattcatctctctctctctctctctctctctcacacacacacacacacacacacacacacacacaccttctcagAACATAACTGCTCTTACCCTCTTGGTTTGACATTTTTCCTTCTGGGCATGGAAGGCAGTCATAgcagcaaaatggctccccttccttctttGCCCTACTAGTACCGGCACGACAGATGTCATTGCATAAGGAAACAGGCCGTACCTGCATGGAAATGAAAGCTGAGCATGTTTGGacatgaataaaatacacatgGTTCCAGTATGTTAAATAACCATTGTATAGTTCAATAATGGATGGATGTTGGCTATGCAGAAAACAGGATTCTTCCAGTTGGCATGCTTAACACTGTTAGATACTggttgcagatacagtggtgccttgcttaacgatgataatccattccaggaaaatcgctgttaagcgaaaacatcgtaaagcgaaattttaaaacccattgaaacgcattgaaacccgttcaatgcgttccaatgggctgaaaattcaccgtccagcaaagatcctccataggggtggccattttctggtgcctgtatagcgaaaaatggctcctaaacacagtggggagccattttgtacacccggtggccattttgaaacctgacaatcagctgtttttagatcatcgtaatgcgaaaatcagttcctgaggcagggaaccgatcatcatgaagcggatttttcccatttagaccattgttttatgatcgcttttgtgatcgcaaaaacctaatcgtcaagcgatttcctcgttaagcgaggcctTAGGTAACCCCTTCTACTCCCTCTAAGATATAACCCATAACTTCCCCCTGAACCACtcagaaacaaaccaacaaaaatgcCATGTTTCCCTGCATGGCGGCTGAAGATGTAACCTTagatttatttccttatttttcttcctctcgCTAGAGTGTCATAGTTCTTATGCTTGTTTATTTGGAAGAGAATTCTAAAACAGTCAGAAGTATTTCCTCCCAGATCAGTGTGCACAAAATTCTGGCTTTACCAAGCCATCCTATACACCTGTCTTTACGCAGACTCAAAAGGCTCAAAGAGTCCCGTGGAACTTATTCACAAATAAGTATGTTTAACAGGATTAGAGCCCAAGACTTATCCTTCCTTCCACATTTCTTGTCATCGGCCTTTGGGTGTGAAAAATCCTGGTTGGACTGGAGTTTACCCAAATGAACAAAGCGTAACACTAGAATTATTTCAGTCCTGGGGTCAGGAACAGCTGCTTGAGAGACAGGGTGAATAACCtacatcttcctttatgagccagaattaagatcatcaggagaggcctttctctcgatcccaccaccttcacagatgcatttggtgaggacatgagagagggccttctctgtggcggctcccagactctggaactccctcccactggaagccaggccggccccatctttgctgtccttccaaaagcaggcaaagatctttctcttcaaggaagctgagtggggtttttacaCATGGATTGTAGTACCTTACTGTactgaatgtgttttgttgtcGCTAATGTTTTTTGACATTGCTCCTTTCagtattgtatattcattgttactAATTTAAacactgtctttatttggtgtaagccaccttgggtccttttcaaggagaaaggaggtttaaaaatattctgaactaACAAACTAGCCAACAAATGACAAGATGCACTTCAAACAATCAATAGAGCAGACCTGATTAAACATGGTGGGCCAAACGATGGCTTCTCCAGAGATGCTGAGTGCTTTCTCTTTGGGAGCTGTCGGATCAACCTTGCCAACTTTGACTCTAAGGAAGGACCGGTTGGGAAAAGTGACCCAGTTGATAATATCAAATCCAGCTTCCAGCTCTCCATTTTCGCTGAAAGAAATCTTTTCCCCAGCGCTGTTGTTAAATGAGACACTTCTCAGGTAACGGTTCAGCTGAATCAAAACAAAATGGGACTAGTGTAAGGATATATGAAATGATGCAAGTGTATGATGATGTTTTATAAACGGTGGTGATTTACAAGTAGTTTTGGGCTGTTTTCATTTCCTGGGCAGCTGGTCTCAGCAGGATCCTAGATGAGAGAACTGGGCTATTTCCCGATGCTGTCTTCCCTATCAGACTTAATAATTGCATGTTGGAAAGTGGACTCTGACTTACGGccaccatttccagggtttttagGTATACTCAGAGGTtgcttactattcccttcttttctgGGGCTGTGTTACTTGCCCAGTGCTGTatttggccgcctagagtagtcctgagttggctagatacgcgggatataaataaaataaataaataaaataaataaaataaataaatcaccagatgggTTTGGAGCTCTTGGTGTCTCTTGCTATTCTCTAGGCAACTATCACTCATAGGTCACTTTCGtttcttcaaataaataattatttctttgTTCCTATTTGTCTTCAGTGGATAGCTACCCATCAGGTTCCGTCTTCACAGTGGTAAATATGAACACGTGGAAGCCAGTTCTAGGAATTTCTGCAATCAAATCTAGGTTTTAACttcccttaggtaaaggtaaaggttccccttgacaatttgtccagttgtgtccgactctaggcggcggtgctcatctctgtttccaacccatagagctagcgtttgtccgaagacaatcctccgtggtcacatagccagcgtgactagacatggaatgccatttaccttcccaccgaggtggtacctatttatctactcgcatttttgcattttgcatggtttcgaaccactaggttggcgggagctgggacaagcgacgggggctcactacgatgtgtggattcgatcttacgactgcaggtcttctgaccttgcagcactgaggcttcagtggtttaacccgcaatgccaccacgtccctaaattaATTTCTTGGAGCAGTGCACATACGTTTATCTTTTACCATAGTATGAGTATCCTGACTGGTTTTAAAGTCACAGCTCTAAGCTGACCTTACTGCCTGCTGCTTTCTGCTAAATACATGGTTGTGAATTCCTCTGTAAGCCATTAAAAAGGAGTGGAGACCAGGGTTGTTGACCAGTTTTTTCTTCCAAGTCtttgtctttggtaccaagtctagAATTCCAAGCCTTaagtctgagtctctattaaaatgagcttttttttctccagaaaaaaaagggagtgggtgggtgggttctaagATGCAagctgagtctgagtcattgaagtAGAAGTAAAAAATGAGTCAAGTTTGAGTTGtatcaccagtgtgacttaagtccaacttgacagcaagtccctaTCTTGAGTCCCCATCGGGGGTGGAGATTATAAAAAGGCCTTATGCATCTGTGGACAGTGGAGTACTCCTGGGCTAAACCTCTGATTATATGCCCTGATGCCTTCAAAAACTGTCTCGGGCCATCCATGAGAGTAACACTGCTGGACGCCAAGACTGTTTTCCCCTTTGAACCCAGCAAGTGGAACTGGGACAGAGAGAAGTATGGGAAGACAGCTGAAATgaataacagaagaaaaagacATTGGAAACATTCTTTGGTTGGGTCTTGGAGAAGACAAGAAGAGAGCAGAAAGAACCAGAGGAAGCTGGAGAAAGAGGatacagaaaaggaggaagggtaaagaggaaggagagaaagatgaTGAGAAGAGCCATAGAGAACTGAATGAACAAAGACAGCTGTGGCAATCTTAACACTGCTGAAGCGAAACACAAACTTTAATGAAGAGAGATTTTGATcgtgtagggcagtggttccgaaccttgctttcccagatgttcttggattagaactctcagaaatcctggccatcataGTGAgaggtgaagtcttctgggagttgtggtccaagaacgtctggggacccaaatttgagAGCCATTGGTCTAGACGTAGTGTTTGCACCCAGGCACACTAAGAGCCCATct of Pogona vitticeps strain Pit_001003342236 chromosome 6, PviZW2.1, whole genome shotgun sequence contains these proteins:
- the LOC140701362 gene encoding vomeronasal type-2 receptor 26 — encoded protein: MYKLSADGNVPRMLEAEASVCACHCRYVTQTYQHLLAFVFAVKEINENPSLLPNLTLGLHIYNSYFLASWTYLASMELLSTRGRFVPNYKCDVWDHAVAVIGGPESNVSEFMATVLCIYKMPQIGYGLAPVRHEHTQRVFFQQMFPDVDHQYKGILHLLLFFRWTWVGVIYISNDVGEKFVQAVLPAFTQSGICFDFVSPLPTLYSTKDVDEMLAEWLDMYRVIMNGTATVVIINGEIYTMLFLRTFPRFSELEDMSATTTSKVWILTAQVEFTSVPVQESFDIDTIHGAISFAVHANEMLGFQMFVQRRTPGSDDGDGFLKDFWQQAFNCLLPVDGESEDICTGQEKLEALPDSVFERAMSGYSYNIYNAVHAVAHALHAWRSPRLKHRSKVGERGSLLIPQAWQVLSWQLNRYLRSVSFNNSAGEKISFSENGELEAGFDIINWVTFPNRSFLRVKVGKVDPTAPKEKALSISGEAIVWPTMFNQVRPVSLCNDICRAGTSRAKKEGEPFCCYDCLPCPEGKMSNQEDMNYCSQCPEDQYSNKDQDGCLPKRISYLTYEEPMGIILAAVALSLSFVTALVLWTFFRHKDTPIIKANNRNLTFILLVALLLSFLSTLLFVGQPGKVTCLLRQPIFSHIFSVAVSSVLAKTVLVVLSFKATNPGSRMRKWVGRKMANAIVLSGAFVQAILCAVWLSTSPPFPDLDMKSMTEEMFLQCNEGSTAMFYGVLSFMGVLALVSFTVAFFARKLPDSFNEAKLITFSMLVFTSVWLSFVPAYLSTRGKYTVAVETFSILTSSAGLLGCIFFPKCYIIVLRPEMNTKQQLMRKKTA